A region from the Lysobacter antibioticus genome encodes:
- a CDS encoding acyltransferase family protein, with the protein MDALRGLTVAAMLLVNNPGDWGHVYAPLMHSQWHGFTPTDLVFPIFLFIVGVSIALALMPRREHGVAAASLLRPALWRALRIVGLGLLLHVCAMWAIGHDHLRVPGVLQRIGLCFAAAALIALYLPARAQWIVWGALLFGYAALLAAGGSYAPFENIASRLDSALFGVHVFQIDPVSGRGHDPEGLVSTLGALATTLLGLRAGDWLRRGNLRALWIAGAVCLLAGWAGAYWQPLNKNLWTPAYVLWSGGLSCWVLAVFHELIDRRGWPAFGRAFGVNAIAAYGGSALLLYLLMGLGWLQPIYRRGFADWMTPQFGPYLPSLAFALVFVALWWGVVRWLDARRIYFKI; encoded by the coding sequence ATCGACGCCCTGCGCGGGCTCACCGTCGCGGCGATGTTGTTGGTCAACAATCCCGGCGATTGGGGCCATGTCTACGCGCCCTTGATGCATTCGCAATGGCACGGTTTCACCCCGACCGACCTCGTATTTCCGATATTCCTGTTCATCGTCGGCGTGTCGATCGCGCTGGCGTTGATGCCGCGCCGCGAGCACGGCGTGGCCGCGGCGAGCTTGCTGCGGCCAGCGCTGTGGCGCGCGTTGCGTATCGTCGGTCTCGGCCTGCTGCTGCATGTCTGCGCGATGTGGGCGATCGGCCACGATCATTTGCGTGTGCCTGGCGTGTTGCAGCGCATCGGCCTGTGCTTCGCCGCGGCGGCGCTGATCGCGCTGTACTTGCCGGCGCGGGCGCAGTGGATCGTCTGGGGCGCGTTGTTGTTCGGTTATGCGGCTTTGCTCGCAGCCGGCGGTAGTTATGCGCCGTTCGAGAACATCGCCAGTCGTCTCGACAGTGCGCTGTTCGGCGTTCACGTCTTCCAGATCGACCCGGTCAGCGGCCGCGGTCACGACCCCGAAGGTCTGGTGTCGACGCTCGGTGCGTTGGCGACCACCTTGCTCGGCCTGCGCGCCGGCGACTGGCTGCGCCGCGGCAATCTGCGTGCGCTGTGGATCGCCGGTGCGGTGTGCCTGCTCGCAGGCTGGGCCGGGGCCTATTGGCAGCCGCTCAACAAGAACCTGTGGACCCCGGCCTACGTGCTGTGGAGCGGCGGTCTGTCGTGTTGGGTGCTGGCCGTGTTCCATGAACTGATCGACCGTCGCGGCTGGCCCGCGTTCGGACGCGCTTTCGGCGTAAACGCGATCGCCGCCTATGGCGGTTCGGCCTTGCTGCTGTATCTGCTGATGGGGCTGGGCTGGCTGCAGCCGATCTATCGGCGTGGCTTCGCCGACTGGATGACGCCGCAGTTCGGGCCTTATCTGCCTTCGCTGGCGTTCGCGCTGGTCTTTGTCGCGCTGTGGTGGGGCGTGGTGCGGTGGCTGGACGCGCGGCGGATCTATTTCAAGATCTGA
- the bioA gene encoding adenosylmethionine--8-amino-7-oxononanoate transaminase, protein MLTEPGADAADSWRERDLAVLWHPCTQMREHPHTLPLLPIASGQGPWLIGRDGRRYLDAISSWWTNLFGHAEPRIAEAIATQARTLEHVILAGCSHAPAVELAERLLALAPRQDGRAPLSKVFYADNGSAGVEVALKMAFHWFRNRGIEGRTKFIALENGYHGETLGALAVGDIPLYRRIYAPLLAESLFAPSPDAYLCEPGQTPAERAEQAATALRHLLERHADEVCALILEPRVQCAGGMRMHDPVYLKLARELCDEHGVFLIADEIAVGFGRTGTLFASEQAGVMPDLLCLSKGLTGGALPLAAVLTTQSIYDGFLDDSRERAFLHSHSYTGNPLACAAALASLDIFRDDDIVARNRATSARMARLAADFADHPHVADVRQAGMIVAFELTRNGDKRTPFDPAARFGLHAYRAALERGVLLRPLGDVLYWMPPYSIDEDALGLLADTTRAAIDHAVREADACA, encoded by the coding sequence ATGCTAACAGAGCCGGGCGCCGACGCGGCGGACTCCTGGCGCGAACGCGACCTGGCGGTGCTCTGGCATCCCTGCACCCAGATGCGCGAACACCCCCATACGCTGCCGTTGCTGCCGATCGCGAGCGGGCAAGGCCCGTGGCTGATCGGCCGCGACGGGCGTCGCTATCTGGATGCGATCTCGAGTTGGTGGACCAACCTGTTCGGCCACGCCGAACCGCGCATCGCTGAGGCCATCGCGACCCAGGCGCGCACCCTGGAACACGTGATTCTGGCCGGCTGCTCGCACGCGCCGGCGGTCGAACTCGCCGAGCGCCTGCTGGCGCTGGCGCCGCGACAGGACGGGCGCGCGCCGCTGAGCAAGGTGTTCTACGCCGACAACGGTTCGGCCGGGGTCGAGGTCGCCCTGAAGATGGCCTTCCACTGGTTCCGCAACCGCGGCATCGAAGGCCGGACCAAGTTCATCGCCCTGGAGAACGGCTACCACGGCGAGACCCTCGGCGCGCTCGCGGTCGGCGACATTCCGCTGTACCGGCGCATCTACGCACCGCTGCTGGCCGAGTCGCTGTTCGCGCCCTCGCCCGACGCCTACCTGTGCGAACCCGGCCAAACCCCGGCCGAGCGCGCCGAACAGGCCGCGACGGCTTTGCGTCATCTGCTCGAACGCCATGCCGATGAAGTCTGCGCGCTGATCCTGGAACCGCGCGTGCAGTGCGCCGGCGGCATGCGCATGCACGACCCTGTGTATCTCAAGCTGGCGCGCGAACTGTGCGACGAGCACGGCGTGTTCCTGATCGCCGACGAGATCGCGGTCGGCTTCGGCCGCACCGGCACCTTGTTCGCGAGCGAGCAGGCCGGAGTGATGCCGGACCTGCTGTGCCTGTCCAAAGGCCTGACCGGCGGCGCCCTGCCTTTGGCGGCGGTGCTGACCACCCAGTCGATCTACGACGGCTTTCTCGACGACTCGCGCGAGCGCGCCTTCCTGCACTCGCACAGCTACACCGGCAACCCGCTGGCCTGCGCGGCGGCGCTGGCCAGCCTGGATATTTTCCGCGACGACGACATCGTCGCCCGCAACCGCGCCACCAGCGCGCGCATGGCCCGGCTCGCCGCCGATTTCGCCGACCACCCGCACGTCGCCGACGTGCGCCAGGCCGGCATGATCGTCGCCTTCGAACTGACCCGTAACGGCGACAAGCGCACGCCGTTCGACCCGGCCGCCCGCTTCGGCCTGCACGCGTATCGCGCCGCACTCGAACGCGGCGTGCTGCTGCGGCCGCTCGGCGACGTGCTGTACTGGATGCCGCCCTATTCGATCGACGAGGACGCCCTGGGCCTGCTCGCCGACACCACGCGCGCGGCGATCGACCATGCCGTGCGGGAGGCCGACGCATGCGCCTGA
- a CDS encoding efflux RND transporter periplasmic adaptor subunit, with amino-acid sequence MSAAKPTSPATKNNGRRKSPWPKRIVVAAVALAVAGGAWTYYRQRNAEDAAGAYRTAKVERGDIRVAISATGALSAISTVDVGSQISGQVTDVLADYNDRVTKGQVIARIDPSTYEAQIAQGSAQVSNARAGLATAQATLRNAELDYQRKSELAKNQLVARSDADLARAARDQARAQLAGAEAQINQQIASTQTSRLNLQRTVIRAPVDGVVLTRSIEPGQTVAASLQSPVLFQIAEDLSKMEIVLAIDEADIGQVKPGQSVNFTVDSFPDRQFRGAVQQVRLSATNTSNVITYPVVVSVDNVDGVLLPGMTANAEIEVSRRDDVLRVSNAALRYKPADDAAGAGAANGPGGGARGGLSGDLPRVAQALKLDMNQQAAFDAALEQMKQRMAARTXXHT; translated from the coding sequence ATGAGCGCAGCCAAGCCGACCTCACCCGCGACGAAAAACAACGGGCGCCGCAAATCGCCGTGGCCCAAGCGCATCGTCGTCGCGGCGGTGGCGCTGGCCGTGGCCGGCGGCGCCTGGACTTACTACCGTCAGCGCAATGCCGAGGACGCCGCGGGCGCCTACCGCACCGCCAAGGTCGAACGCGGCGACATCCGCGTCGCGATCTCGGCCACCGGCGCGCTCTCGGCGATCTCGACCGTCGACGTCGGCAGCCAGATCTCCGGCCAAGTCACCGACGTGCTGGCCGACTACAACGACCGGGTGACCAAGGGCCAAGTGATCGCGCGCATCGATCCCAGTACCTATGAGGCCCAGATCGCCCAGGGCTCGGCCCAGGTCAGCAACGCCCGCGCCGGCCTCGCCACCGCGCAGGCGACCTTGCGCAACGCCGAGCTCGATTATCAGCGCAAGTCGGAACTGGCCAAGAACCAACTCGTCGCGCGCAGCGACGCCGACCTGGCCCGCGCCGCGCGCGACCAGGCCCGCGCTCAACTGGCCGGCGCCGAAGCCCAGATCAATCAGCAGATCGCTTCGACCCAGACCTCGCGCCTCAACCTGCAGCGCACGGTGATTCGCGCGCCGGTCGACGGCGTGGTGCTGACGCGCAGCATCGAGCCCGGCCAGACCGTGGCCGCGAGCCTGCAGTCGCCGGTGCTGTTCCAGATCGCCGAAGACCTGTCGAAGATGGAGATCGTGCTGGCCATCGACGAAGCCGACATCGGCCAGGTCAAGCCGGGCCAGAGCGTCAACTTCACCGTCGATTCCTTTCCCGATCGCCAATTCCGCGGCGCCGTGCAGCAAGTGCGGCTGTCGGCGACCAACACCAGCAACGTCATCACCTATCCGGTCGTGGTTTCGGTCGACAACGTCGATGGCGTGCTGCTGCCGGGCATGACCGCCAACGCAGAGATCGAGGTCAGCCGCCGCGACGACGTGCTGCGGGTCAGCAACGCCGCGCTGCGCTACAAGCCGGCCGACGATGCGGCCGGCGCCGGTGCGGCGAACGGTCCGGGCGGCGGCGCGCGCGGCGGCCTCAGCGGCGACCTGCCGCGGGTGGCTCAAGCGCTCAAGCTCGATATGAATCAGCAGGCGGCGTTCGACGCCGCGCTGGAACAGATGAAACAGCGCATGGCCGCGCGTACNNNNNCACACACTTAA
- a CDS encoding sensor histidine kinase — MPQGLPRKIKLAFILQALIGSIAITLGILLAGLAVRHVVLEQRMQREADDYWAGRIRDPNYPLPRTSTTRGHFVPTGASDSLLPMVIRGVDSGLHNLPGGGRVVLVDRREPGTFYMIYATELIDEAILYTGLFSLLLSLLTTYLISWHTYRTSKRLVSPVSWLANVVSQWDPRDPDTSLIEPIKFPYDPGSEVRRLSSSLSGLAERVSDFVERERDFTRDASHELRTPLTVIRVATDLMLADPDTPLRAQRSLLRVQRAGRDMEAVIDAFLILARESDVEPQSEDFLVRDIVDNEMERILPLLNGKPVELHLYDEGGPRLTAPPHALGVMVGNLLSNAVRFTDQGRIDVRLSRDSIEIRDTGIGMSVETLTKAFTPFYRADFSVGDGKGMGLSIVRRLGERFGWPVTLTSAPEQGTTAVIRFRPGSATLSTHMPPLPRRPGA, encoded by the coding sequence ATGCCGCAGGGGCTACCGCGCAAGATCAAGCTTGCGTTCATTCTGCAAGCCTTGATCGGCAGCATCGCGATCACGCTGGGCATCCTCCTGGCGGGACTCGCGGTGCGCCACGTGGTGCTGGAACAGCGCATGCAGCGCGAGGCCGACGACTACTGGGCCGGGCGCATCCGCGACCCCAACTATCCGTTGCCGCGCACCTCGACCACGCGCGGCCATTTCGTCCCCACCGGCGCCAGCGACTCGCTATTGCCGATGGTGATCCGCGGGGTCGACTCGGGCCTGCACAATCTGCCCGGCGGCGGCCGGGTGGTGCTGGTGGACCGGCGCGAGCCCGGCACCTTCTACATGATCTACGCCACCGAGCTGATCGACGAGGCGATCCTCTACACCGGCCTGTTCTCGCTGCTGCTGTCGTTGCTGACCACGTATCTGATTTCCTGGCATACCTACCGCACCTCGAAGCGACTGGTCTCGCCTGTGAGCTGGCTGGCCAACGTGGTCTCGCAGTGGGACCCGCGCGATCCCGACACCAGCCTGATCGAGCCGATCAAATTCCCCTACGACCCCGGCAGCGAAGTGCGCCGCTTGTCGAGCTCGCTCAGCGGCCTGGCCGAACGAGTCAGCGACTTCGTCGAGCGCGAGCGCGACTTCACCCGCGACGCCAGCCATGAACTGCGCACGCCGTTGACGGTGATCCGGGTCGCCACCGACCTGATGCTGGCCGATCCTGACACGCCTCTGCGCGCGCAACGCTCGCTGTTGCGCGTGCAACGCGCCGGGCGCGACATGGAGGCGGTGATCGACGCCTTCCTGATCCTGGCGCGCGAGTCCGACGTCGAGCCGCAGTCCGAAGATTTCCTGGTCCGCGACATCGTCGACAACGAGATGGAGCGGATCCTGCCCTTGCTCAACGGCAAACCGGTCGAGCTGCACCTCTACGACGAGGGCGGGCCGCGCCTGACCGCGCCGCCGCACGCGCTCGGGGTCATGGTCGGCAACCTGCTCAGCAATGCGGTGCGCTTCACCGACCAGGGCCGCATCGACGTGCGCCTGAGCCGCGACAGCATCGAGATCCGCGACACCGGCATCGGCATGTCGGTGGAAACCCTGACCAAGGCCTTCACCCCGTTCTACCGCGCCGACTTCTCGGTCGGCGACGGCAAGGGCATGGGCCTGTCGATCGTGCGCCGGCTCGGCGAACGCTTCGGCTGGCCGGTCACCCTGACCAGCGCGCCCGAGCAGGGCACCACCGCGGTGATCCGCTTCCGCCCCGGCAGCGCCACCCTGAGCACCCACATGCCGCCGCTACCGCGCCGACCCGGCGCTTGA
- a CDS encoding DMT family protein translates to MLAERLYPILLLLGSNIFMTFAWYGHLKYKSSPLMIAIAVSWGIALFEYCLQVPANRLGSAVYSAPQLKGMQEVITLLVFAGFSAWYLGEPLKWNHWAGFGLIVVAAWLIFLD, encoded by the coding sequence ATGCTCGCCGAACGCCTCTACCCGATCCTGCTTTTGCTCGGCTCGAACATCTTCATGACGTTCGCCTGGTACGGCCATCTCAAGTACAAGTCTTCGCCGTTGATGATCGCGATCGCGGTCAGCTGGGGCATCGCCCTGTTCGAATACTGCCTGCAGGTGCCGGCCAACCGCCTCGGCAGCGCGGTGTACTCGGCGCCGCAGCTCAAGGGCATGCAGGAGGTCATCACCCTGCTGGTGTTCGCAGGCTTCTCGGCCTGGTACCTCGGTGAGCCGCTGAAGTGGAACCACTGGGCCGGGTTCGGCCTGATCGTGGTCGCGGCCTGGCTGATCTTCCTGGATTGA
- a CDS encoding DUF262 domain-containing protein: MQPNKTTVTGLFSTPHQYQIPIFQRGYVWTLEKQVGPLWADIQDRSDAVLEQQALTAKGAAMVAKPLPKHFLGSIVMTPVPNTFGRVPAFEVIDGQQRSTTLQLLLLAFRQAALQLADSPIPQMLDGLARNPGPYQRPEDYYKVWPTQAGQDEMRRLSDSATSIQDLCAAYPARDGRRKIERPLMVQTFLYLYHACLGYMRGLDLTDPVDPTTDGTLGDALVADIRRSNAVAPLGANRQLDPARAQALYMALSDHVQIMTLTLEVEDDPQVIFETLNARGEPLLASDLVRNFVFLEAARQGRPVQQLYAEYWSPFDLVATTGKGVSANAYWREKXXXHT; this comes from the coding sequence ATGCAGCCCAACAAGACCACAGTCACCGGCCTGTTCAGTACGCCACACCAGTACCAGATACCGATCTTCCAGCGAGGCTACGTTTGGACGCTCGAGAAGCAGGTCGGCCCGCTGTGGGCAGACATTCAGGACCGGTCGGATGCCGTGCTGGAGCAGCAGGCGCTGACAGCCAAGGGCGCGGCCATGGTGGCGAAGCCGCTGCCGAAGCACTTCTTGGGTTCGATCGTCATGACGCCGGTGCCCAACACCTTCGGCAGAGTCCCGGCCTTCGAGGTGATCGACGGTCAGCAGCGGTCCACCACCCTGCAGCTCCTGCTGCTGGCGTTCCGCCAAGCTGCGCTCCAACTGGCCGATAGCCCCATCCCCCAGATGCTAGACGGCTTGGCTCGGAATCCTGGCCCCTACCAGCGCCCCGAAGATTACTACAAAGTCTGGCCGACCCAGGCCGGCCAGGACGAGATGCGGCGCCTGAGCGACTCGGCGACAAGCATCCAGGACCTATGTGCAGCGTACCCAGCCCGGGACGGACGCAGAAAGATTGAACGGCCCTTGATGGTGCAGACCTTTCTGTACCTCTACCACGCCTGCCTCGGGTACATGCGCGGCCTTGATCTCACCGACCCTGTCGATCCTACAACGGACGGTACGCTGGGAGATGCACTCGTCGCCGACATCCGTCGCAGCAACGCCGTGGCGCCCTTGGGGGCGAACCGTCAACTGGATCCGGCCCGTGCCCAAGCGCTGTACATGGCCTTGTCCGACCACGTCCAGATCATGACCCTGACGCTTGAGGTGGAGGACGACCCGCAAGTCATCTTCGAGACGCTGAACGCACGCGGCGAACCTCTGTTGGCGTCGGACCTGGTTCGCAACTTCGTCTTCCTTGAAGCAGCACGCCAGGGACGGCCTGTGCAGCAGCTTTATGCGGAGTACTGGAGCCCGTTCGATCTTGTCGCCACGACCGGAAAAGGGGTCTCGGCCAATGCCTATTGGCGAGAGAAGGANNNNNCACACACTTAA
- the mazG gene encoding nucleoside triphosphate pyrophosphohydrolase, translating into MAEVLNLPPGIAGLLTIMARLRDRDSGCPWDIEQDFASIAPYTIEEAYEVADAIDRKDLVSLKDELGDLLLQVVFHARMAEEQGAFAFDDVVAAISDKMVRRHPHVFGDASVEDVEAQTVAWEEQKRREREAAGEVDTSALAGIARGLPEWQRAVKLQKRAAAVGFDWPDVSPVIAKLHEEIEEVRAEFAAVAAAPDDAAAHDRLEDEIGDVLFVCANLARHGKVDVGAALRRANLKFERRFRAMETLAAQDGLALAELPLEGQDAYWDKSKRAERGES; encoded by the coding sequence ATGGCTGAAGTGCTGAACCTGCCGCCGGGCATCGCCGGGCTGTTGACGATCATGGCGCGCCTGCGCGATCGCGACAGCGGTTGCCCCTGGGACATCGAGCAGGACTTCGCCTCGATCGCGCCGTACACGATCGAGGAAGCCTACGAAGTCGCCGACGCCATCGACCGCAAGGACCTGGTCTCGCTGAAGGACGAACTCGGCGATCTGCTGCTGCAGGTCGTGTTTCACGCGCGCATGGCCGAGGAGCAGGGCGCGTTCGCTTTCGACGATGTGGTCGCGGCGATCAGCGACAAGATGGTGCGCCGTCATCCGCACGTGTTCGGCGACGCCAGCGTCGAAGACGTCGAGGCCCAGACCGTGGCCTGGGAAGAACAGAAGCGCCGTGAGCGCGAGGCGGCGGGCGAGGTCGACACCTCGGCGCTGGCCGGCATCGCCCGCGGCCTGCCCGAGTGGCAGCGGGCGGTGAAACTGCAAAAGCGCGCGGCCGCGGTCGGTTTCGACTGGCCCGACGTGAGCCCGGTGATCGCCAAGCTGCACGAGGAAATCGAGGAAGTCCGCGCCGAGTTCGCCGCGGTCGCGGCCGCGCCCGACGATGCGGCCGCGCACGACCGCCTCGAGGACGAGATCGGCGACGTGCTGTTCGTCTGCGCCAACCTGGCCCGTCACGGCAAGGTCGACGTCGGGGCCGCGCTGCGCCGCGCCAACCTCAAGTTCGAGCGCCGTTTCCGCGCGATGGAAACCCTGGCCGCGCAAGACGGCCTGGCCCTGGCGGAGTTGCCGCTGGAAGGCCAGGACGCGTACTGGGACAAGAGCAAGCGCGCCGAACGCGGCGAGTCCTGA
- the nudE gene encoding ADP compounds hydrolase NudE, producing MTRRLPTIHHVTEHEAGPYRLERLDLEFSNGERRQYERLHGRGHGAVVVVPMIDDDTVLLVREYAAGVHRYELGLVKGRIDAGESPIEAADRELKEEAGYGARSLTVLRSLTLAPTYMSHQAHLVLARDLYPERLPGDEPEELEVVPWKLDDLHELILREDFSEGRSIAALFIAREWLRNGEPHPESQA from the coding sequence ATGACCCGGCGGCTGCCGACCATTCATCACGTCACCGAGCACGAGGCCGGTCCGTACCGGCTGGAACGGCTCGATCTCGAGTTTTCCAACGGCGAACGCCGCCAGTACGAGCGCCTGCACGGACGCGGCCACGGCGCGGTCGTGGTGGTGCCGATGATCGACGACGACACCGTGCTGCTGGTGCGCGAATACGCCGCCGGCGTGCATCGCTACGAGCTCGGCCTGGTCAAGGGCCGCATCGACGCCGGCGAAAGCCCGATCGAGGCCGCCGACCGCGAGCTCAAGGAAGAGGCCGGCTATGGCGCGCGTTCGTTGACCGTGCTGCGCTCGCTGACCCTCGCACCGACCTACATGAGCCATCAGGCGCATCTGGTGCTGGCGCGCGATCTCTATCCCGAGCGCCTGCCCGGCGACGAACCCGAAGAGCTCGAAGTGGTGCCGTGGAAACTCGACGACCTGCACGAGTTGATCCTGCGCGAGGATTTCTCCGAAGGCCGCAGCATCGCCGCGCTGTTCATCGCTCGCGAATGGCTGCGCAACGGCGAGCCGCACCCGGAGTCGCAAGCGTGA
- a CDS encoding response regulator transcription factor, with protein MQGTRDGGLVLIVEDNRNISEMVGEYLESRGFEVDYAADGLDGYRLATENSYDVIVLDLMLPRMDGIEVCKKLREEARKSTPVLMLTARDTLDEKLTGLSAGADDYLTKPFAIQELEARLRALIRRERRQVGGEVLKVADLVLDPASLRVTRGGSELQLSPIGLRLLTILMRESPRVVSRQEIEREIWGNGLPDSDTLRSHLYNLRKTIDKPFDKQLLHTVQSAGYRVADISQPPD; from the coding sequence ATGCAGGGTACGAGAGACGGGGGGCTGGTCCTGATCGTCGAAGACAACCGCAATATCTCCGAAATGGTCGGCGAGTACCTCGAAAGCCGCGGCTTCGAGGTCGATTACGCGGCCGATGGTCTCGACGGTTACCGCCTTGCCACCGAGAACAGTTACGACGTGATCGTCCTGGACCTGATGCTGCCGCGCATGGACGGCATCGAGGTCTGCAAGAAGCTGCGCGAAGAGGCCCGCAAGTCCACGCCGGTGCTGATGCTGACCGCACGCGACACGCTCGACGAGAAGCTCACCGGTTTGAGCGCCGGCGCCGACGACTACCTGACCAAGCCTTTCGCGATCCAGGAACTGGAAGCGCGCTTGCGCGCCCTGATCCGGCGCGAGCGCCGCCAGGTCGGCGGCGAGGTGCTCAAGGTCGCCGACCTGGTGCTCGACCCGGCCAGCCTGCGGGTCACCCGCGGCGGCAGCGAGTTGCAGCTCTCGCCGATCGGCTTGCGCCTGTTGACCATCCTGATGCGCGAATCGCCGCGCGTGGTCAGCCGCCAGGAGATCGAGCGCGAGATCTGGGGCAACGGTTTGCCGGATTCCGATACCTTGCGCAGCCATCTGTACAACCTGCGCAAGACCATCGACAAGCCGTTCGACAAGCAGCTTTTGCATACCGTGCAGAGCGCCGGCTACCGGGTGGCAGACATTTCCCAGCCGCCGGACTGA
- a CDS encoding DUF962 domain-containing protein: MANRFASFREFYPFYLSEHSNRTSRRLHFIGSCGVLVLLALALTQGRPWLLLAALLCGYGFAWVGHFFFEKNRPATFKHPLYSFVGDWVMFKDILTGKIKF, from the coding sequence ATGGCGAACCGTTTTGCGAGTTTCCGCGAGTTCTATCCGTTCTATCTGAGCGAACACAGCAACCGCACCAGCCGGCGCCTGCACTTCATCGGTAGCTGCGGCGTGCTGGTGCTGCTCGCGCTGGCCTTGACCCAAGGCCGACCCTGGCTGCTGCTGGCGGCGCTGTTGTGCGGCTACGGTTTCGCCTGGGTCGGGCATTTCTTCTTCGAGAAGAATCGTCCGGCCACCTTCAAGCACCCGCTGTATTCCTTCGTCGGCGATTGGGTGATGTTCAAGGACATCCTCACCGGCAAGATCAAGTTCTAG
- a CDS encoding 16S rRNA (uracil(1498)-N(3))-methyltransferase, protein MRLTRVHVDADLAAGREVVLPEGPATHLARVLRHEVGDACVLFNGDGRDYHGRIAALGKREVRVAIESVQDVERESPLPLVLLQGIARGEKMDLILQKATELGVHAVHPLWSQRSEVKLDEARAEKRHAHWRNVVASACEQSGRARVPEVSAPRSLAATLAALPPGGLRLILDPDGELAFATLTVATEAAVLLAIGPEGGWSPLDRQQLRDAGFQGLRLGPRILRTETAGLAAIAALQARFGDLA, encoded by the coding sequence ATGCGCCTGACCCGAGTCCACGTCGATGCCGATCTCGCCGCCGGTCGCGAGGTCGTGCTGCCCGAAGGCCCCGCCACGCACCTGGCGCGCGTGCTACGTCACGAAGTCGGCGACGCCTGCGTGCTGTTCAACGGCGACGGCCGCGACTACCACGGCCGCATCGCCGCGCTCGGCAAGCGCGAGGTGCGGGTAGCGATCGAATCGGTGCAGGACGTCGAACGCGAATCGCCGCTGCCGCTGGTGCTGTTGCAAGGCATCGCCCGCGGCGAAAAGATGGACCTGATCCTGCAGAAAGCCACCGAACTCGGCGTGCATGCCGTGCACCCGCTGTGGTCGCAGCGCAGCGAGGTCAAGCTCGACGAAGCGCGCGCGGAGAAACGTCATGCGCATTGGCGCAACGTGGTGGCTTCGGCCTGCGAGCAGAGCGGTCGTGCGCGCGTGCCCGAGGTGTCGGCGCCGCGTTCGCTGGCGGCAACGCTGGCGGCGCTGCCGCCGGGCGGCCTGCGCCTGATCCTCGACCCGGACGGCGAACTCGCCTTCGCCACGTTGACCGTCGCGACCGAGGCGGCGGTGCTGCTCGCGATCGGCCCGGAAGGCGGCTGGTCGCCGTTGGATCGCCAGCAACTGCGCGATGCCGGCTTCCAGGGCCTGCGCCTGGGCCCGCGCATCCTGCGCACCGAAACCGCGGGACTGGCGGCCATCGCGGCCTTGCAGGCCAGGTTCGGCGACCTGGCCTGA
- the cysQ gene encoding 3'(2'),5'-bisphosphate nucleotidase CysQ — translation MLSPEQIEGAIAIARAAAAAILTVYDGEFAVERKADASPVTAADMAAHHIIVDGLARLTPDIPVLSEESAHEVSFEQRREWSRLWLVDPLDGTREFVKRNGEFSVNLALIDHGEPVFGLIQAPVGGALWHAQRGGRAYRRDGDDEREVRVRAPAAQPLRVAASRSFHSDRADRAMARLQREAPGGIAMLSLGSSLKFCRIAEGGLDLYPRFGPTSEWDTAAGQCVLEAAGGAVFDPQGRPFRYNQRADILNGDFVAVGDPALPWKEWLDG, via the coding sequence CTGCTCAGCCCGGAACAGATCGAAGGCGCGATCGCGATCGCCCGCGCCGCGGCGGCGGCGATCCTGACCGTCTACGACGGCGAGTTCGCGGTCGAACGCAAGGCCGACGCCTCGCCGGTCACCGCCGCCGACATGGCTGCGCACCACATCATCGTCGACGGGCTCGCCCGCCTGACTCCGGACATCCCGGTGCTGTCGGAGGAATCCGCGCACGAGGTCAGCTTCGAGCAGCGTCGCGAATGGTCGCGCCTGTGGCTGGTCGACCCGCTCGACGGCACCCGCGAATTCGTCAAGCGCAACGGCGAGTTCTCGGTCAACCTGGCCCTGATCGACCACGGCGAACCGGTGTTCGGCCTGATCCAGGCGCCGGTCGGCGGCGCGCTGTGGCATGCCCAGCGCGGCGGCCGCGCCTACCGGCGCGACGGCGACGACGAGCGCGAAGTGCGGGTGCGCGCACCGGCGGCGCAACCGCTGCGGGTCGCGGCCAGCCGCTCGTTCCACAGCGACCGCGCCGATCGTGCGATGGCGCGCCTGCAACGCGAAGCGCCCGGCGGCATCGCCATGCTCAGCCTGGGCTCGTCGTTGAAATTCTGCCGGATCGCCGAGGGCGGTCTGGATCTGTACCCGCGTTTCGGCCCGACCAGCGAATGGGACACCGCCGCCGGCCAGTGCGTGCTCGAAGCCGCGGGCGGCGCCGTGTTCGATCCGCAGGGTCGGCCGTTCCGATACAACCAACGCGCCGACATCCTCAACGGCGATTTCGTCGCCGTGGGCGATCCCGCGCTGCCGTGGAAGGAGTGGCTCGATGGCTGA